The sequence ATTGAACAAGTGAAACATCCTTCATTGCTCTCCTATTTTTCTTCCCAAGCACCTCTATCCACCCCTCTTCCTCCTCAATAACACCCTGAGGCACCCTGATAGATTGACTCGAAGAGGCCACAATACTCTATCTTCCATATAATGAAACATCATGACTACCTCCCTCAACATAAACACCAACAGGCTCATTGTTTAGATCAGTAGGCCTCGGCTCTCCTGGGACCTTATCCACCCTACCCAATTTTTTCTTCTTAGGTTTATCATCAACTACCTTGGTCGTAGCTTAGCTTGGCTTAACCTTATCCCAAATGATGCCATCTTCCTTCCCGAATCAACCCCATCTCTACAAAATAGAGTTCATTCTCCTTCACTGCTTCAATGATCTCGACATCAAATTCCACCAGTGGCCTGTTAGGGTCTGGATCAATCTGAGAAGGGAGGGGCACAAAAACCCCTCTATCACTATTTCCTAAACTACCAAACCCCTTGCATGCCCTATTACCATAAATTGATTGGCTTCCTTTCCACGACAACGAACTCCCACCATGCAAAGAGACAAACTTTGTATTACCCCCAAAAGATCCGAACCTACCGACAGGAGAAGCTCCATCCAAACTAGTGGACGTACACCCCGAAGCTCGCCCAAAACCCTTGGCCTGCACAGGAAAACCAACAACTCCCGTAGAAACCCTAGCAGACGACAAAAGTCCCTGCTACTGCATCGTGCTCCCCAAaactatttttaatttttcatttaatttaatttaatttaaactaaatcaaattttgacataaaaaagaattattaaaatttatgtatCTTTTAGAAAAAAAAGATTTTAAAATACAAACAAATCCAAAAAAAACTCcaaaaatctatcattcctaagaatttgctcctataacaccaaattttttaaaccaatcatagagTAGATATATAATTTCTACAATatcttaaattttaaaaataaatctcaactttacaaaaatgaagtttattttgaaagcaaaaataataatcactttttattggtgcaaactaattgattgaTTGGACTTCAATGAATGCAATAATATTGcttacgacaagtactaataagagatcaattttattttttcaaccttattaaataataaattattgaaTAGAATCTGAAatgtaaataagaaaaaaaaaacccaaaaaacctTACATAATAGAAAACTCATACCTACACTCAATAATAGAGGGTAACTTACCCCAAAGTAAATAGAAACAATATTAGTCAATATTTCTACACACCCTTGACAACTATTCTACTCATTAATTATTAAGTGGATAAGTTTTTTTTCGAGTACGACAGTTTCCTTATCTCTTCATACCTTGCATCCATTGCCGAAGATTATACTATTCTTATGGTGAAAATTTGGAATTCTATATAGGACATTAGCACAAATTCACAATTACTCAAAATAACAACAGGATATAGCATAAACGGTATTCTCTAACCATTTTGTAATGTATAAAGATGTAGAATCATTTATTGATTTCCATGACGAAATGTCAAGGGAACTTGAGGTGACGGTAAAAAAATACATCGAAACAAAGAAAAAATTCATCTGGGTCCGGATAATTCAGAAGCCAAAGGCGCAGAGGAGAATCCCTTGTAACTAAAATCTTAAGAACAACAAGGGCTGACTTGGCGAGGCTGTAAACACATGAGGAACCTGATCCATCTTACTCATATCTTCCAGTGCCCTTACTACTGTCGACATTGCTGGCCTTTTTGTAAAATCATACTGAATACAACACATCACAATTCCTAATACTTTCGCTGCCTCCTGATCTGTACCAATCCCTTCATCTTTGATTTCTGAGTCGACCAAATAAAAAATTCTCCCTTCCTCTGCTTTACGCTATAACAATGGAAACAATCCAGATCCAGGTGATGTAAGCTCTCTGCTTCTCCTGCCACTCACAATTTCTACCACCATAACGCCAAAACTATTTATATCTGCCTTCTCCGTGAACTGTATGTCCAATAACTCAGGCGCCATATAACCTGGTGTTCCTCTCAACATGGTTATCACTTCACTCTGTTCTCTGTTAATCAGCTTTGCCAGCCCAAAATCTGAGACACTTGCATTGAATTTTTCATCCAGAAGAATGTTCTGGGGCttgatgtcgaaatgaatgattCGTTCTCGACACTCTTCGTGCAAGTATGATAATCCCCGTGCTATATGAAGAATGACTTTGGATCTGGTCTTCCAGTTTAGTACACGTTGACTGCTTCCGTTGGGAAATATCCCTTTATGCAGAGACCCATTTGGGAGATACTCGTATACAAGCATTCGGTGGGACTTTTCAGCACAAAAGCCCTTCAGTCTCACCAAATTAAGATGATGAATGTTTCCCAACGTTTCCACTTCTGCATGGAACTCTCTGGCTATGTTACCAGAAACGAGAAATGAGAAACACAACCGTAACTGACGAGAAACGAAGTTTAAAAGGTTGCGTATAAGAAAcggatttttaatatatatatattataaacttaattttaaaaataaaaattataaaacgtATATCTTTATAAAATTTTTAAACattctttgatttcattttttcattttaaaataatttgtatAAAACATTTCACACAATAAGTATAATAAAATTAGGAGGACAAAAATAAATTTGTGTGATACTTAACTGGCCTTACAAAAATTGCAAATTAATGTAAACTCCAGCTTGAGCTTTATTGACATTTATAAACTAATGTAAACTACACCTCAAAAATGGGGAAGATATAATGACAACTGGTAGAAAAACGAAAATCACGACTGAAACGACCGTCCGCAATGAGAAACCTATTTCTGCCGTCGAAACACAAAATGAAAGTCTCCCGTCGCGTTTCTCGTAACTAGGCTCTCTGGAGCCTTGCCCTGCTCTGTCAAGCCTCTTCACTGCTATCTTTGTGTTGTCCAACAGAATGCCCTCATAAATTGAACCAAATCCTCCGCGGCCCAACCTCAGGCTGAAATCATTTGTAGCCTTTTGCAAGTCCTCGAATGAGTACCGCACAGGTGAGCCAGCCGGAAAGTCTAAATCTTCATCCTTCTGCTCCTCTTCCCTACCCTTTCCCTAT is a genomic window of Cryptomeria japonica chromosome 7, Sugi_1.0, whole genome shotgun sequence containing:
- the LOC131855861 gene encoding G-type lectin S-receptor-like serine/threonine-protein kinase SD2-5, whose product is MRLGGGGFSSVYGGILLDNTKIAVKRPDRAGQGFREFRAEVETLGNIHHLNLVRLKGFCAEKSHRMLVYEYLPNGSLYKWIFPNESREHCRERIIHFNIKPQNILLDENFNAKVSDFRLAKLINRDQSEVITMLRGTLGYMAPELLDMQFTEKADMVVEIVSGRSDGVNGVEQTHRNYIVLGKGREEEQKDEDLDFPAGSPVRYSFEDLQKATNDFSLRLGRGGFGSIYEGILLDNTKIAVKRLDRAGQGSREPTREFHAEVETLGNIHHLNLVRLKGFCAEKSHRMLVYEYLPNGSLHKGIFPNGSSQRVLNWKTRSKVILHIARGLSYLHEECRERIIHFDIKPQNILLDEKFNASVSDFGLAKLINREQSEVITMLRGTPGYMAPELLDIQFTEKADINSFGVMVVEIRKAEEGRIFYLVDSEIKDEGIGTDQEAAKVLGIVMCCIQYDFTKRPAMSTVVRALEDMSKMDQFALIIFRRVYIQSNSSQYFVTTSFHLAVKGMTIQQYVGSMVCEQLGM